The Vigna radiata var. radiata cultivar VC1973A chromosome 6, Vradiata_ver6, whole genome shotgun sequence DNA segment atttagtacataaataaagaattcatataatagtttgaaaaaagtaacattaatttattattttttcaaaattattgaataacagttttttttttaaaataaccttAACTCATtgcatattaattttatcatcaggataatttgataatatttttttattatttatttattgcatagattaaattacttatatattttcataaattttatttctaaatttacttactttcatttccaaatttcttaaaacaaacataatagaCTTTATTTTCTAATCCACTCAAATTCATCTACTCCgtctaaatttatattcatgAAAAACACACGTTAAAAGTGTGGTGCAATAGTTTTGAAAATGCGTATAAATGTTTTGCTTATGAGCATGTTACCTCCatattattagaattaattttagtACTACAATTTGAATGATTTGTGATAaaatggttatatatatatatatatatatatatatatatatatatataatatgtgtaATAAACACGTATAATTTACGaatattatatgtgtatatgtttgttgagttaataaaaataatatcttgaGTCATATGGAGTTAGTAATACTGACTatttaatgaactataaattCAAGGTTTTTAGACACTCCAATTCAAAGACATTTTAAAGTGATCTTAAAAACCAGAATCTGATACAAAATTGTAAGAGTAACATAAGAAGATCGATATGTGTTgcatttttaaatcttttactattacaactttttatccttttctttatcaaaataattaaattaatgatgaaaggaagaataaaattaaaatgatattttaatatctttatgtTTCAACCTATTAGACTATATCCAATTCTTATAATTTCCAAGTTCCACTAACTATTTAAGAATGTAAATTGATTGTTTGACCTTCTGTCACTGTTTCATCTGGATATAGAGTAGGCTTTGGAGGTATTTCTAGGTCTTCAACGTTCCCTTCAAGCATTTCCACTACTCTATTCATTGAAGGACGATCATTAGGTTTCAATTGTATACACCATAAGGCTACTATGATCATCTTCTTTACTATCTTTTTCTCATCTTCTGTCACGTCTtccatttcaatattttcatcttCTCTAATGTGATTATAAATCCATAATGGATAGTAAAGTTGACTTGAGTGCTCTGCATGGGGATTTAGATTCTTCCTTTTGCTTGACATCTCCATTAAGAGCATTCCAAAGCTATAAACATCAACTTTATTGGATATTCCtccaatattattataaaacaattcTGGAGCTATATATCCAATGGTTCCTCTTGCTGCAGTCGTTGTAACAATGCTGTTATGTATTGAATATTGCTTTGCCAATCCAAAGTCGGAGATCTTTGGAACAAAGTTTTTATCTAGTAGGATGTTGTGGGGTTTAATATCAAAATGCAAAATCTTCATCTCACACCCATGATGGAGATAAGCAATCCCTCGAGCCACTCCCActgatatattatatattctttcaTAGGTTAAATGGCCACTTCTGTctgttgaaaaaataaatttgtcgaGAGATCCATTAGGCATGAATTCATACACAAGATAACGCTTTGAGCCATGAACACAAAACCCAATTAACTGTACCACATTTTGATGATGTATTTTTCCTATGATTGCAACTTCACTGATAAAATCTTGTCCTTTCCCTTTAgatttatctaatattttgaTTGCCACAGAAGATCCAGTGCGCAACTTTCCCTTAAAGATAGAGCCAAATCCTCCTTCACCTAATTTCTCTTTAAAACCTCCAGCCATCTTCTTAATATCGCTGAATGAGTATCTAATAGGCGCGAAATTATTTTGTCCAAggtaattttcaatattttgataCATTGATGCATGTCTTTTCCGCCATTTGCATATCAAGAGTGCAACAATAAGTAGTAGTCCAAACAAAGCTCTGATGCAAGCCCATGCCTTAAAGCCCAATATGCTAAATGCTGCAAGTAAAATTTGGTTGAGTGAATCAATATCATGGTaaagaataatttcatttaCACCCTTAATCTAAATAcggttaaataaacttaaatttaagaaagtaTATTTATGTAACTTCGTAGGTCTTTTGTTTTCTAGTTTCGGTTTTGCTGTAACAACTAGGTAACAGTTAGTGGTCATTTATTTTAACACCCGGTCATTTAAGAGATATttagtttttctgttttgtaaGTGGCTATTTTAATAGCTTCTATCCCAATCAATGAATGAAGCGCAATAGACTTTTTTGcagaatatattttctttgtccGCGACTTTTTTTtgcagaatatatatatatatatatatatattttttgtgtgagattattttaacaaatacaataaggtatatattaaagtaaaagattaCTTTGGTTCTTAAAAAATTGATACTGTACACATACTTTTAGACAGTAACGTCGTAATGAGAAGTTGTCTGTACACCACAGGGATGGAGGAAGAGAATTTTGAGAATTCTAAGAGAAAGTCTTCACATAACGACCTGTTTCTAAAAAATCGTTTCTAAAACTAAGCGTATCATTGAATAAGGTTGTCATAAAGCATCAAAACTAATTCTTGTTATCATTCCCAGTGGCCAAAATAAAGCATATCAAAATTTTTGTCCTGATAATTATGTGTGAATGAATTACTCATGAACTTTATATATCTCTCTCTTACAATTAAAGCATAGGTAAATTAAGACGATAAAAATTCGTACCTGCCAGCATATCCAGTAAACCTGTACATCACAAAAAGAAGGAAAGCATAAATTTCACTATTTGCATATAATTTCATAAAGCTATAATGAATGATGTTTTTACACGAGCATGATGAGTTCTCATTGATACATgtgaaatatagaaaataatgaattattaccttcttttctttctaaaaattgaTTGAATAAACGGAACAATGGTTTATCAATAataaccaatttaaaataatctatcTGTCTGTGTGGTGACTCACCCAATGAGCATTGAAGCTTCTGTCTAGAACGGTTGAAATAGCAGAAGCCGAATCGACAGTGATGCTTCTTACAGGCGAGTTTTATCCAAGAGATCTCAAATCCATAGGCGAGAGCCATGTGAATGGCAGCGTAGGAATGGTTATTGAAAGTCCTGAACGATGTGGGAGCAACAAGCTTCACGTCACACCCAACTTCTAAGTCCTCAGCTTTTAGGTCTCCACCCACTGCATATGCATAACCATTGGACTCCCACTTCACGCACTCACCACTCTCCACATACTTTCCGTTCTCTCTCACCGAATGGTTACAGTTCAGAAACACTATATGCTCGAAACTCAGATATTCCCAATTACGATCCGGACGTAGACCGGCTTGGTATGGACCCATGTTGTTCGTGTAAGTATCAGAGAAATTGGAGCGAGAGAGGGAACGGAGAGGAAGGGAGGAGCAGTTATGGAGTTGAAGTGCAGGATCAACCACTCTCACTTTGTATTTGTTGTAGTTTATTGCCTGCACATGATATTGTGCAGAGTGCAGATACAACACCGTAACATTATTCTGACAACCAAGCTCGTACCTTTCGTCACCACAATTCTCTGGGTCACCTTGTAATCGAAAGGGATAAGAGATGTGGGTGATATTGCCACAGGAAGAAGGGAGACAAAGTTGTTTTTTGTTGGTTGCACAAATATGGTGGACTAGAAGTAGCAGTACGAGGAACAATGCTCTCTCTCTCCACATTATGTCTAAActgtttttcattcaattcaagaAGTtagattttgatatttaaaacaacacaaactcaactatatatatagatattgtAGGAAGACTTGTGATACTTAAATCGTAGGGTTTGACTAAGAAACAGCTTTCTTTAGTTCCTAAAGCCATCCTAGATTGTCTTTTTTTTGGAAGGTTTTATTAATACGCTGTCTGAAAGAAATTTTAGGGAATTAGTTTGAGAACATAATTAACAAATGTGGATTATTTAAATAAGgacaaaaacttaaatatattgtaataaaGGATGGAGAAGTTAtcgaaataaaaattttatatgctgattgaaaaacaatgtttatataatgtacttaaatttttctttctactttAATTTGCAAATTGTTCAAGGACTAGTACTTgacaattaagaaaaagaagaagaaaagattaagaATGAGAAACAAAAGTTCGTTTTCCATCTGCATTAACGTAATTCAGAGTCAGGCTTTCAATTAAGAAAATAGTGTTTCTACAGTGTTTAGATCAAATATAATGTTTGTTTGGATAAGAAACTTCAACATGTGATTGGTACGTACATATTGTTTTCATGATTCCCCATCCCAATATATGGCCTCATGATCTTTTCCTTGTGTTCAACATATTCTTCTTGGACATGGAGCAGGAAAcaaataatacattaattttaactaaatttttattatattatttctaacatttaaaatacaattgatataagtggttaatattatattcagtcagaaacaaaattaatatagttgGATTGCAAACATCATGctgataatttatttaaatttgaatatatatttttattttcgtgCTATAATTTTTTAGTCGTTAATTCCACACGTAACCCAAAATTCCTGCTCGCTGTTCAACTCAATAATTAAAAGTGCGTTTCGAAGAAAATGATAATATGAGAATTCCAAGCTGAATATTCCTTCTACATCTTTATctgatatttgttaattttttgagCCGCAATTATTGTAGTGTGTATGAACACTCCtccaaaaaatataatgtgACGATAACTCGTGGACTTTGACCTTCCCAAAGTTTTGACCTTCATAAAGGTACGTAATGAAAGTTAACAACTCCGATAATTGATAGAATTCAACACTCGACTTAGCAATATATAGGATTAGCCGGGAGATGATAGAATCCTCTCTCATCTGCTTTCACATTATATGTTCATCATGCCAAATTAACAAAAACTCTCTTTAAAACtactctaattttatttttaatattactccaatttactttttacatctatttaagttagtacttatttatttttcttaatttattctttttttgatatttattaaaatttgtgttaACCTAACAaactttattcttatttaattttaaaatttatattttgttaaattagtCTTGATTTAGCtgtctaatttatttttaatatttaactgtatttttattttaatatttaacatttcaaGTTAGCAAATTATTCTGGTAATGTGTTCTTAATTTAAGATCATGCATGGTGTGTTTTATATCTTAGctttagtttcaatattttatccATTGTAAAATTAACTGCTAGTTGTCATGTATTATCATCTTTACTTAATGTAAAATTCAAGATAGGCTTTTGCATAAATTTTGCTAcatataattaatgtt contains these protein-coding regions:
- the LOC106763716 gene encoding rust resistance kinase Lr10-like, coding for MWRERALFLVLLLLVHHICATNKKQLCLPSSCGNITHISYPFRLQGDPENCGDERYELGCQNNVTVLYLHSAQYHVQAINYNKYKVRVVDPALQLHNCSSLPLRSLSRSNFSDTYTNNMGPYQAGLRPDRNWEYLSFEHIVFLNCNHSVRENGKYVESGECVKWESNGYAYAVGGDLKAEDLEVGCDVKLVAPTSFRTFNNHSYAAIHMALAYGFEISWIKLACKKHHCRFGFCYFNRSRQKLQCSLGLLDMLAAFSILGFKAWACIRALFGLLLIVALLICKWRKRHASMYQNIENYLGQNNFAPIRYSFSDIKKMAGGFKEKLGEGGFGSIFKGKLRTGSSVAIKILDKSKGKGQDFISEVAIIGKIHHQNVVQLIGFCVHGSKRYLVYEFMPNGSLDKFIFSTDRSGHLTYERIYNISVGVARGIAYLHHGCEMKILHFDIKPHNILLDKNFVPKISDFGLAKQYSIHNSIVTTTAARGTIGYIAPELFYNNIGGISNKVDVYSFGMLLMEMSSKRKNLNPHAEHSSQLYYPLWIYNHIREDENIEMEDVTEDEKKIVKKMIIVALWCIQLKPNDRPSMNRVVEMLEGNVEDLEIPPKPTLYPDETVTEGQTINLHS